GGTGCGAATCTCACTGAACAACGACTGGCGCAGGCGCGCCAAGCAGCGCTCGATCGCAGCACAGTATCGATGTTTCATTATCCCGCTGACACGCCGAAACACTCGGTAACCGTCTTTACCGACATCGACTGCCCGCACTGTCGCCGCTTTCACAATGAAGTGCCCGCCATGCAGGCGGCCGGTATCGACATTCGATATGTGTTGTTGCCTCGAGCGGGTAAGGGTTCAGCGTCCTATCAAAAGAGCATTAATGCGGCCTGCGCTGCCGACCCTGAAGCGAGTATTACGCGCGCCATGACCGGCAAGCAGCCAGCTGAGGCGACATGTTCACACCCCATTGATGGGCACTTGGCGTTGTCACGTGCACTGAATGTCAGCAGCACGCCGAGTATTGTTATGGATGACGGACAGCTTATTTTGGGTTATCACAACGCCGAACGCTTGCTTAAGGTCATTGCTCAACGCAAGGTGAAATGACGCGACCGGGCCGATTGTCCAACCAGTCTGCCAGTTTTTTATGCGCGTTCGTGCGCGTAGTGGCGCTCGAGCTCGATGAGTTTTTGCTTGCGCCACAGCCCGCCGCCATAGCCGGTGAGCGAACCGTCGGCACCGATAACCCGGTGGCATGGGATGAGCAGTGAGATTTGATTGGCGCCATTTGCCCGCGCGACTGCGCGCACGGCATTGGGATTGCCGATTCCGGCCGCGAGCTGGCCGTAGCTGCGTGTCTCGCCGGCTGGAATCGCGCGCAGCGCATCCCACACGCTGCGTGTGAACGCGCTGCCGTGGTATGCCAAACGCACCGAAAACTCAGCGCTTCGCTTGTCAAAGTAATGACCAAGCTGGCGCTCAACCTCATCGGTCAGCGCAAAGCGACCGATACCCAATTGGCCTTTGACTTTTTTACTCAGTTTGCCGAGTTCGGTTGGGAGCGCTTTGCGATCAACAAACTCTAACAAGTGGAGCGCCTGTCTATCGCATACTGCAATCATCGGGCCGAGCGGCGAGTCCAGCCAATCCGCCCGAAGCGCGCTGCCGCTGAGGTCAGACGGTGCGTGACCAAGCAGTCGTGTAAAGGCCGCGCGAAAAGCGCTTGACGATTCGAACCCGGCCGAGAGCTGTGCGTCCGTCACGCTACCGCCCGTGCTTAAGGTGTCAAAACCTTCGCGCAGTCGTGTGTGACGCGCGAGTTCTAAAAAGGTCATGCCAAAATATCG
This sequence is a window from Pseudomonadota bacterium. Protein-coding genes within it:
- a CDS encoding DsbC family protein, which translates into the protein MYRSFFFVLALVLCSTPTTASDAIRAAVEKRQPNAQDVTIRPTPIPGVSEVSIGMQVLYMSEDGAFALAGPLLSLADGANLTEQRLAQARQAALDRSTVSMFHYPADTPKHSVTVFTDIDCPHCRRFHNEVPAMQAAGIDIRYVLLPRAGKGSASYQKSINAACAADPEASITRAMTGKQPAEATCSHPIDGHLALSRALNVSSTPSIVMDDGQLILGYHNAERLLKVIAQRKVK
- a CDS encoding trifunctional transcriptional activator/DNA repair protein Ada/methylated-DNA--[protein]-cysteine S-methyltransferase, which gives rise to MLFELPDHDTLYQALIKRDTRYEGVAFVGVTTTGIFCRLTCAARKPHSVNCTFYESPTACVQAGFRPCKRCLPLGHEAAQEPAIDTLLAALKAEPARRFKERDIQTMGFDPSTVRRLFKRYFGMTFLELARHTRLREGFDTLSTGGSVTDAQLSAGFESSSAFRAAFTRLLGHAPSDLSGSALRADWLDSPLGPMIAVCDRQALHLLEFVDRKALPTELGKLSKKVKGQLGIGRFALTDEVERQLGHYFDKRSAEFSVRLAYHGSAFTRSVWDALRAIPAGETRSYGQLAAGIGNPNAVRAVARANGANQISLLIPCHRVIGADGSLTGYGGGLWRKQKLIELERHYAHERA